From one Oceanimonas doudoroffii genomic stretch:
- a CDS encoding CoA pyrophosphatase, with translation MTLDELITRINLLPPQPDDGWPQHARPAAVLMPVLEGEAGLELVLTRRSRHLRQHPGQISFPGGRVDDTDPSLWHTALRESEEEIGLPPERCRLLARLRAQYTISGFALTPFVGLVEGQPEFVLNPDEVDELYRVPLDYLLDLRHHHVLSQHRRGKLHRVVFIRWQGLWVWGITAAVIHQFARQVAR, from the coding sequence ATGACCCTGGACGAGCTGATCACCCGCATCAACCTGTTGCCGCCCCAGCCCGACGACGGCTGGCCGCAACACGCCCGGCCGGCGGCGGTGCTGATGCCGGTGCTGGAAGGCGAGGCCGGACTTGAACTGGTGCTGACCCGGCGCAGCAGGCATCTGCGCCAGCATCCGGGGCAGATCAGCTTTCCCGGGGGGCGCGTGGACGACACCGACCCCAGCCTGTGGCACACGGCCCTTCGGGAAAGCGAGGAAGAAATCGGCCTGCCGCCGGAACGCTGCCGGCTGCTGGCGCGACTCAGGGCGCAGTACACCATTTCCGGTTTTGCGCTCACGCCCTTTGTCGGGCTGGTGGAAGGTCAGCCCGAGTTTGTGCTCAACCCCGATGAAGTGGATGAGCTTTACCGGGTGCCGCTGGATTACCTGCTGGATCTGCGCCATCACCATGTGTTGAGCCAGCATCGTCGGGGCAAGCTGCACCGGGTGGTGTTCATTCGCTGGCAGGGATTGTGGGTGTGGGGCATTACCGCCGCCGTGATCCATCAGTTCGCTCGCCAGGTGGCACGCTGA
- the pabB gene encoding aminodeoxychorismate synthase component I: MGLPLHIHSEPFAGPVRDFFSPLANSPWAVLLESASPLAADSRFHILSASPVATLVTSGDATTITHADGTDSSRDCPFALLKTWQQRLLGDVVLPEEYAHLPFAGGALGLFGYDLGRRLERVPELAANELATPDMAVGLYDWTWVIDRECEQAHLLVLGDEDALTQKLAWWRRLTAAPGMPFHLTGPWQANQSREIYGDHFNRVQDYLAAGDCYQINLTVRFNAPFEGEPWQAYCGLSEHNRAPFSAFMQLPKSTVLSLSPERFIALEGRRVETKPIKGTRPRGDNEQQDQQLAEELAAAPKDRSENLMIVDLLRNDIGRVCVPGSVRVPSLFAIESFPAVHHLVSTITGELQPGLNGTDLLAATFPGGSITGAPKVRAMEIIEELEPHRRHGYCGSMGYLSAHGRMDTSITIRTLLAEQGRLYCWAGGGVVADSKQADEYQELFDKLGRILPVLERL, translated from the coding sequence ATGGGACTGCCTTTGCACATACACAGCGAGCCCTTTGCCGGGCCGGTGCGCGACTTTTTTTCACCCCTGGCCAACAGCCCCTGGGCGGTGCTGCTGGAGTCGGCCTCGCCGCTGGCCGCAGACAGCCGTTTTCACATACTGAGCGCCAGCCCGGTCGCCACCCTGGTGACCAGTGGCGATGCGACCACCATTACCCATGCCGACGGCACCGATAGCAGCCGAGACTGCCCCTTTGCCCTGCTTAAAACCTGGCAACAGCGGTTGCTGGGTGACGTTGTCCTGCCCGAGGAATATGCTCACCTGCCCTTTGCCGGTGGGGCCCTTGGGCTGTTTGGCTACGATCTGGGCCGGCGGCTGGAGCGTGTTCCCGAGCTGGCCGCCAATGAGCTGGCCACCCCGGACATGGCGGTGGGCCTGTACGACTGGACCTGGGTGATAGACCGTGAATGTGAGCAGGCCCATCTGCTGGTGCTGGGTGACGAGGACGCACTCACACAAAAGCTGGCCTGGTGGCGCAGGCTCACCGCCGCGCCCGGCATGCCGTTTCACCTGACCGGGCCCTGGCAGGCCAATCAAAGCCGTGAAATATACGGTGACCACTTTAATCGAGTGCAGGACTACCTGGCCGCCGGCGATTGTTATCAAATAAACCTTACGGTGCGCTTTAACGCTCCCTTTGAGGGGGAGCCCTGGCAGGCCTATTGCGGACTGAGCGAGCACAACCGGGCCCCCTTTTCCGCCTTTATGCAACTGCCGAAGAGCACGGTTCTGAGCCTGTCGCCAGAGCGCTTTATCGCCCTGGAAGGGCGCCGGGTGGAAACCAAGCCCATCAAGGGCACGCGGCCTCGTGGCGACAATGAACAGCAGGACCAGCAACTGGCCGAGGAGCTGGCGGCGGCGCCCAAGGACAGATCCGAGAACCTGATGATAGTGGATCTGTTGCGCAACGACATCGGCCGGGTGTGTGTGCCGGGCTCGGTCAGGGTGCCATCGCTGTTTGCCATTGAGTCGTTTCCGGCGGTGCACCACCTGGTGTCGACCATCACCGGCGAGTTGCAGCCAGGCTTGAATGGAACCGATCTGCTGGCGGCTACCTTTCCTGGTGGCTCCATTACCGGTGCCCCCAAGGTACGGGCCATGGAAATCATCGAGGAGCTGGAGCCCCACCGCCGCCACGGTTACTGCGGCAGCATGGGTTACCTCAGCGCCCACGGCCGCATGGACACCAGCATCACCATTCGCACCCTGCTGGCGGAGCAAGGCCGGCTTTACTGCTGGGCGGGGGGCGGCGTGGTGGCCGACTCGAAGCAGGCGGATGAATACCAGGAGTTGTTCGACAAGCTGGGCCGCATATTGCCGGTACTGGAACGCCTATGA